CATGATGAACCAAGTCGCCCCGAAGGCGTGAATATAACCGCCGCGGAAGGGCCTGACCGCCTCAGCCATCTACTCCCACAGCTTGCTGTACCAGTCTTTCTGCTCCTGGCCGGCGATCTTCTTGTAGCGCATGGTCTGGCCTATGTCCTTGTGCCCCAGCATCTCCTGGAGGAGACGGATGCCTTCGGTGGAGCCGTCCACGCCTACGGCGTGGGTGGCGAAGGCATCCCTGAGCCGGTGGGGGGATACTCCGCGCTCCCTCCCGGTCTCCGGGTTCACCAGGGGGCCAAGCCCGGCCCTTTTCGCCGCCAGAGAGATCACCCGCCAGGCCTCCACCCGGCTGATGCCGAAGAGAACGGGCCGGCCGTTTTTCATCACGGGCCCGCCGCGCTCGATGAAGTCCCGGAGCATGACCACCGTTTCCTGGTCCAGGGGAATGATGCGCTGGCGCCTGGACTCCTGGAGGCGTTTCTCGGGTGCGCTCACCTCCCTGGCGCAGCCCGGGCAGAACCGGTGAGCCCTGGCCAGGCGCTGCCCACAGACGGAG
This genomic window from Chloroflexota bacterium contains:
- a CDS encoding tyrosine-type recombinase/integrase, giving the protein MKTFVEVSEVDLLEANAVTFDRRAQAWVPCLRNRLLIRLIFRTGCRVGEVLPLGVEDVDLDLAMAKVVKEKDRLQLFCSVCGQRLARAHRFCPGCAREVSAPEKRLQESRRQRIIPLDQETVVMLRDFIERGGPVMKNGRPVLFGISRVEAWRVISLAAKRAGLGPLVNPETGRERGVSPHRLRDAFATHAVGVDGSTEGIRLLQEMLGHKDIGQTMRYKKIAGQEQKDWYSKLWE